tacgatgattaaaaatgaatttgaagatGTTCCTTCCTCGCTCGGGGTTTGAGCAAAGAATAGAAAGAGGAAACTAAGCAACTAGAAGTGGGAAAGGGACAAGTTGACTGTGCCGAATTAAACAAACTACTGCAATTACTTTGTCAGTCTCAATTTCGCAAAGCACGTCATCCTCCTTCACTTGATCCCCAGCTTTCTTATCCCATCTGACGTCACCTTCGCTTACACTCTCAGCGAATGGAGGTACAGTCACATCTTTCAGCTCCCctgaaatatttgattttttgattttttttttcacaaatgacCCATTACAACCACCACGAAAATAATGTgagttttatttcatttttaccacACGAGGATGTAGACTAGCAAATATTCAAGAGTTTTATGTCGTTTCTTCAGTCTTGATATGATAGATTAGGAACTTGACCCAaggcacaaaaataataacaatgataactatagtaacaataataatcaagCGAATTACAGTACaaagattgtttttttttattcttatcaaCCCACAGGTTGACTTTCTCTCTGTCGCTATTTATACTATCAAGGCTACTTGTCGGTCTAATATCCTTCGGTTTAGATGAGTGTGCATAGAATTTTAACTCTGTTTCGACCATTTATTAGATATTCataattgtttaatatttttcttcgattgtCACAGTGTTAACACGCTGGTAATATTCCATCTTTTGTGCAGTTTTCCTTTAGATTCTCTGCTAACTTCCCTGCTTCTAGTACTAAGCTATGTTGCTCAAAGGGATCTTCCGTTGgccaaataaataaaataaacaagtaaATAACTTCTTACACAACGACGATGTAGACCTGATATGCCTGACGTGCGTTTTCCAATGCTGATTGAAGTTATTTTTCGTACATCTGAAATGATAATGAAATCTTTATTCAACTCTATCGTCATGTCAACGATTGGGGAATAAATAGTTTTGTTACTTTTAGTTTTGTGAAGCGATTATGAAAGTTACGATAATATGAGTCCTGCATTTTCCACTCCTTTTGTCTCTTTCTAGTTTCACAAAAACTGTAAAACGATATTAATTTGTActaataattaaaaactcaCACTGCCGCCTTCGTTCCTTCGGGAAACTGCTGCTCTCCAGAGATTGCGGCTAGCACTCGACCTGAAACGATTGACAGGAAACATTggaattaaatgaaaaaatacgtaCATTAAAAACTATATCGACATTTCATTAAGagttcaaattgaataatctcCATCGTCGTAAATACTCTTTATGATTCTTACCTTTGCCACGTCGTTGATGAAGCGATCTCGCCgcctataaaaaaaaaaaaaaaaaattcaaacaaaattagTTGATAAGTTGGAGTTGCACAATATTTAAATACGTCATTATCATCTGTTTGGCAAGTCCAACAATTGATACGAGTGTTATCATCCTGtgctgtttttctttttccctacATTTTCACAACCGAACGTAAGTCATAACGTATGATAAAAACACAACAAGGAATTACCGCGTGAACTGAAATCGTCCAACAGTTTTggcaaaatttgaatataaaaaaaatggggCTTCATTCTGTTCAGTCATTATGTAATGTTGAGGGGCAGTCAAGGAGGAGTGGAGGGAGGGGGGGTTGGAAATGTGGTATCACCTGCAAGTTGGCAAGACGCAAGACGTGTGTGAATGCCTATTAGTAGTCGAAGGTGGTACGAATACGGCACGAATACCACATAGACCTGGTAATTCGCGGGGGGGTGGGGAGGGAGGATCGAAGGGAAAACTAGAGGAGGACGATGACGAGGAAGAGAATTGAAAGCAGATGCCAAAACGTTACGTTCAAAATTCGCGaggttttgaattttcacgGGATAGGCTTTAGAGGCTGTTGGGTGTTTCGTTCGAATGGAATGTGATTCTCCGGTCGAGTCGTTAAATCTAGCTCATTTCCTCACGTCCTACTTACCCTGGCGTTCGTCGTGGGCGAAGATACGATGCGAAACAGAGCGCGAGGCACGCACCGGGAATAATTGGACAGCATCGCCCCGGCCATCCTTAAATATCCCCCTGTACTTTATTTATCGGGACGATATTCGCCGAGCTGTTTCTCCGTGCCTAAACCTTGCCGCCTTTACTCTCTCCTCGTCACTCTCCACTATTCTTCctgtcgtcgttgtcgtcCTCGTCGGTTACGGGGATTGGGATGTGGGCGAGCCAGATGCTCTGCTCGCTCAGCTGCTAAAGAGGAAGGGAGAGAGAAGAGGGAATTCCGTAAGCCTTggccttttttttcaccacctAGAGCCTCGCTTCGCTTCGATTTTTGACCACCTGCTTATACTTTTCTCCGCTAGATGGCGCATCCCTTGAACAAACCTTTGCTTTCTCACAGAGTCCCGTGACTAGCTCGTTTCGTTACGTTTCGTTATTACtaacattctttttttttggatttcatCACATTTGTCAACACTGATCATGGCCGGTTTTTACAAGAAGTATCTCACGCTGCTCCAATCCTGGCCTTTGGATAAATCGAAAGTAGGCAAGTGAGTGTTATCCAAATGTCTTTTTATGActagttgaattttttttcttcgtcctTTAAATATGGTTTAGTTCGACCGATGTTACATAGCCGTTGCTTCTCGCCTTTTCAACGGAATTTTTTAACCTTAAAGGTATAGTCTAATCAATGTCGTCAACCTTCTGGTTTGTAAGTCTCTAGTTGCTTAGTTTATTTTCCCAAAAGGTGGGAGATTCAAAATTGACAATCGTTCAGATTCCGTTCCTCGATGTATTTTTCTCCAAGTTGTGGCAAGTTAATTTCAAAGAACAAGAAGATCGAGGAtgatatttgtaaatttgtgTGAACAAGGTGTGAAACCGAAACCCTAGAGATGGCGATGCAGATTGAACAAATGATGCTTATCGACTAATTTTACCACAACAGGGATTTGGGCCAGCACATCAGGGATCAGGTGAAGCTGGCATTTTCCAAAGGCGATTTGAACAACGTGGACGAGAAGCGCTGCGATTCTTACTATAATAGTCTGGAAAGGATTGCTAGCAATCGTTACGGAAAATTGTACAAGCGCTCATTCAACAGTACGGCGAGTGGCTTAACCCAGGAACAGTGCAACGCGGTACTGTCGCCGGAGTTTCTTGAGTTTTGGCAGGAAGAGGAAAGGGGTCTTCTGTCTAGAACGGCAAGGTTGTTCCGAAGAAAAAAGCATGTCTCTACGGACGATTAGTTGCCTTAATTTAAATGTAAATCTAGTTAATCTTAGTTTAACAAATAGTCATTTAGCCCTTAAACATGTCGCGCCTTGTCGCCGGCTCCACGCCGTGATGCAGACAGAAAATGCGAGCGCGCTTCACGTCCCGGTCATGGCTGACACTGTTTTGAAATACATCGAACCAAAACCGAAACAGACTTTTGTTGACATGACGTTCGGTGCCGGCGGTCACGCGACAAGGATTTTAGACTCTGTCCCAGACTCAAAGGTATTCGCACTAGATCGTGACCCGGTGGCTCATGAATTGGCCCACGAATTAGCGGCTAAGTATCCAGGCAGAGTTATTCCTCTACTAGGCAGGTTTTCCGAACTACCCAACCTCTTCAGAGAGCTTAAAGTCAGGCAGGGAACTATTGACGGTATTTTGTTCGACTTTGGCTGTTCGTCGATGCAGTTCGACGTTGCCAACAGAGGGTTTTCAGTGTCCAAGGATGGGCCGCTGGACATGAGAATGGACGGTTTCAGGTGTCCGGAACAACCAACAGTGGCTGACGTTCTCGCCAGAGCGGACGAGGAGGATTTAGCTAGGATAATAAAAGTTTACGGGGAGGAAAAGCAGGCAAAGAAAATAGCCAGGGCTATAATTGAAGTTCGGTATTCTTTCAAGAAGCTTGAAACTACACGCGAACTTGCTCAGCTTGTCGATTCGGCACTTGGCAGTGTACCGAGACAAGACATGCTGGGCAGGTACACCAGCAACGCGACTAAGACCTTCCAGGCTTTCAGGATATTTGTTAATAAcgaattgaatgaaatcaATTACGGAATGTTTGTTGCCGAAAGGTATCTCAAACCTGGAGGTAGGCTTCTTACCATTGCTTTTCACTCCCTCGAAGATACAATCGTAAAGAGACATATTTCTGGTAATATTTCTGGTGACGTGGCCAATACCCTGCCGCTTAAGTACGTCAGTTACGGCATGTGTCACGAAAAATACGAGGTTGAATCCCTGATGCAAAGCCCTTGGGAAATGCTCCATAAGCATGTCATCACTCCGACCATCGACGAGGTCGAATCCAATCCTCGTTCTAGATCCGCCAAGTTCAGAGCCGCAATTTGTATGAAGTAAAGTATCGCCGTCGCGATAATAGCTGTATTGTAAACGTTtcattgtaaataaaaaacacactcaactcaaattttctcactttacTTTTTGCCGTCCGTCCCGTATTTTTTCTGTTCCGGttttcttcagattttttccatcgatattacgagaaaatatagtCATCTCGTTAGTAACACTTTTTTCGAGGGTTCATTGAAATGAACAAGAAGTATAATGAGAAAAGTATTTAATAAACATCAACAAATGAGCACTTAACGTGCGTTTAGATTAATATAAACAACAAGTAGATATTGTATATctttagaaaaataatgagCGTGAGACTATAAGTATGCAAAAATCGAATGATGTATCCTCTCTGCGATATATTACATATGTTGAATATGCATGCTAAATTCCATTCAAGTGTTCAACCACGTGAATGTGtatagaagaaaaacaaggaaTGGCTTAACATATCACGCTGTGTTTGAGTATCGCTTCGCGATTAAAACAACCCTTCTATCTCGTCCGTTTCCCCGTTCCAATCCATGTCATAGATACTGGGTCTAGTCGGTAAACCGGGCATCCTCATGATCTGGATAAATAGTGGATAacaaattcaatgaaaatctgatgattaaatttcttcaaatataatttgaaCCACCGACAACTTACCTCGCCCACCATAGGGACAACAAATCCTGCACCAACCGATACGAATATATCTGTTATCTCCAAGGTGAATCCAGTCGGAGCTCCCTTTATTGCAGCGTCGCCGGTAAGAGAGTTCGATGTTTTAGCCATGCACAATGGTAGCTTGTCATAGCCAAGTTTGGTGTACTCTTCAATTTTCTGCTTCACCTGAAACAcgacggtaattttttttagtgaTTGAAGtgcaattattaattttttattcttgacGTGTAGAGCAAAAATGAAGCTGTAAATACAAAGTTACCTTATCAACTAGAACGACTTGTCCAGCGCCATACATTTCTTTCGCAATGATATTTATCTTCTCTTCGATTCCAGTGTTGAGATTGTACAGTAGCTTGAAGTCACGAGTCGGTTTTTTAGTGGCAGCAATGACTGCGTCGGCCAATTCTAGAGCGCCTTCTCCTCCTTTTGCCCAGTGAGTGCAAATCACTGCATCAAAAGCTCCGGCAATCAAAGCGGCTTCCTTGATCAAATTCAATTCTGATTCTGTGTCGGTCCTGAGGTGAAAAGTAAAAGCAATTATGTTTCGCTGAGAGAAAATCACTTCTCACATCATCGCGCTAACGAATTTCTCCTCAAGTAGAACTTACGCGTGACTGTTGATCGCTACTACAACAGGAATTCCAAACTTTGTCCCATTGCTGATGTGCTTTATGAGATTAGGCAAGCCCTTCTTGATCAGATCGATATTCTCCGTAACGTATTGCGGCTTGAGCGGCGCTCCTGGAGTGACCGCAGGACCTCCTCCGTGCATTTTCAGAGCCCTGACAGTCGTGACCAGTACAACAGCGTTAGGGACGTGTCCCGAGGTGCGGCACTTTATGTCGAAGAATTTCTCCATCCCAATGTCCGAGCCGAAGCCAGCTTCCGTCACCACAAATCCATCCGAGCCGACAAGCTTCAGTCCAATTGCGTCTGCTATTATCGACGAACAGCCGTGCGCTATGTTTGCAAACGGTCCAGCGTGCACGAGCACTGGCGTTCCTTCTATCGACTGCATCAACGTTGGCTCGATGGCATCCTTCAGCAGGACGGCCATTGCACCAGTGGCTCCCTGTCATGGATTAGAGAGAGATGAAATGTTTGGAGAAGAGTTAAAGGACCCGTTTTAAAGCcacaaaaaattcttacaaagTCGTCGGCGGTGAGAGGCTCTCCGCTCTTGCTGAAACCGACCACGATGTTTGCCAGACGATTCTTCATGTCCTCGACACCGGTCGAGAGCGCTAGAATAGCCATTATCTCCGAGCCAACCGATATGCAGAAGGACGTCTCTCTGCTCTTTCCCTTCTCGGTGGGACTTTGACCTATCGTTATCTTACGGAGGAATCGATCGTTCAGATCGACGACTGAACAGACCAGGAAAAAAGCAACATGTTAAATCGATCGCTTCTTGCTATCGAAACCGACTTCAGCTTCTTACGATAAAATTAATCGGTACTTCGTTCTCACCTCTGGTCCAAGTGATATTTTCAGGATCGATATCCAGCCTTGCGAATCGCCTTTGTTCCTCCTCAGTCAGTGAGTTAGGATCTGTCTTCTTGATCCCAATTTTCTCGAGCCTGCGCAGTTGAATCTTTGAGAACTTTCTCTCTCCCTTAACGGTCGGTACGAGCCTGTCGAAAAGGGCTTTATCCGATTGCGTACTCTCGTGGAAATATCTGGCGTCTATCTGCGCCGCCAAAAGATTGTTCGCAGCACCGACCGCGTGGATGTCACCGGTTAAGTGGAGGTTGAATTCCTCCATCGGTATCACCTGCGAGTATCCCCCGCCCGCCGCTCCTCCTTTCACTCCGAACGTCGGACCCTGGCTTGGCTGACGAAGCGTAGCGAACGAGTTTTTTCCCTTGTGTGCTGAGAGAGCCTGGACGAGGCCGAGAGTCGTCGTGCTCTTGCCTTCGCCCAGCGGAGTCGGAGTTATGCCAGCGACCACTACGTACTTTCCGTTCTTCTGGCTCTTCAGGCGGTCGAGAACTCGCAGGCTTATCTTTGCCTTCTTGTTGCCGTAGAGGCTGTACTCGCTCGGACTAAGACCAATCTCCTCCGCCAATACTCCAATGTTCTTCGGCTCTTGGCTCCTCGATATCGTTATATCGTTAGGTATCGGCTCGACTCTCTTCAACGGTAGCGCCTTGAAGCTCCACGCT
This region of Neodiprion virginianus isolate iyNeoVirg1 chromosome 7, iyNeoVirg1.1, whole genome shotgun sequence genomic DNA includes:
- the LOC124308559 gene encoding ubiquinol-cytochrome-c reductase complex assembly factor 2 encodes the protein MAGFYKKYLTLLQSWPLDKSKVGKDLGQHIRDQVKLAFSKGDLNNVDEKRCDSYYNSLERIASNRYGKLYKRSFNSTASGLTQEQCNAVLSPEFLEFWQEEERGLLSRTARLFRRKKHVSTDD
- the LOC124308554 gene encoding probable methyltransferase-like protein 15 homolog, translating into MQTENASALHVPVMADTVLKYIEPKPKQTFVDMTFGAGGHATRILDSVPDSKVFALDRDPVAHELAHELAAKYPGRVIPLLGRFSELPNLFRELKVRQGTIDGILFDFGCSSMQFDVANRGFSVSKDGPLDMRMDGFRCPEQPTVADVLARADEEDLARIIKVYGEEKQAKKIARAIIEVRYSFKKLETTRELAQLVDSALGSVPRQDMLGRYTSNATKTFQAFRIFVNNELNEINYGMFVAERYLKPGGRLLTIAFHSLEDTIVKRHISGNISGDVANTLPLKYVSYGMCHEKYEVESLMQSPWEMLHKHVITPTIDEVESNPRSRSAKFRAAICMK
- the LOC124308547 gene encoding C-1-tetrahydrofolate synthase, cytoplasmic isoform X1; the encoded protein is MGRLLQISKRLLSFKILNRMKMDLPETRGVVLSGTELAKEIRNALTEDVKAMRSKLPKFAPGLSIVQVGGREDSNVYIRMKIKAASEIGIHANHVKLPNTTTETELINHVNKLNDDPNVHGIIVQMPLDSVNKIDSHVITDTVSPAKDVDGLNTINEGRVAIGDMSGFLPCTPNGCIELIKKSGVPISGATAVVLGRSKIVGTPVAELLKWQNATVTVCHSRTKDLPKVVSQADILVVGIGQPEMVKGSWIKPGAVVIDCGINSIPDSTKKSGQRLVGDVAYEEASKVASYITPVPGGVGPMTVAMLMKNTVISALRSAEKLLSSAWSFKALPLKRVEPIPNDITISRSQEPKNIGVLAEEIGLSPSEYSLYGNKKAKISLRVLDRLKSQKNGKYVVVAGITPTPLGEGKSTTTLGLVQALSAHKGKNSFATLRQPSQGPTFGVKGGAAGGGYSQVIPMEEFNLHLTGDIHAVGAANNLLAAQIDARYFHESTQSDKALFDRLVPTVKGERKFSKIQLRRLEKIGIKKTDPNSLTEEEQRRFARLDIDPENITWTRVVDLNDRFLRKITIGQSPTEKGKSRETSFCISVGSEIMAILALSTGVEDMKNRLANIVVGFSKSGEPLTADDFGATGAMAVLLKDAIEPTLMQSIEGTPVLVHAGPFANIAHGCSSIIADAIGLKLVGSDGFVVTEAGFGSDIGMEKFFDIKCRTSGHVPNAVVLVTTVRALKMHGGGPAVTPGAPLKPQYVTENIDLIKKGLPNLIKHISNGTKFGIPVVVAINSHATDTESELNLIKEAALIAGAFDAVICTHWAKGGEGALELADAVIAATKKPTRDFKLLYNLNTGIEEKINIIAKEMYGAGQVVLVDKVKQKIEEYTKLGYDKLPLCMAKTSNSLTGDAAIKGAPTGFTLEITDIFVSVGAGFVVPMVGEIMRMPGLPTRPSIYDMDWNGETDEIEGLF
- the LOC124308547 gene encoding C-1-tetrahydrofolate synthase, cytoplasmic isoform X2, which produces MKMDLPETRGVVLSGTELAKEIRNALTEDVKAMRSKLPKFAPGLSIVQVGGREDSNVYIRMKIKAASEIGIHANHVKLPNTTTETELINHVNKLNDDPNVHGIIVQMPLDSVNKIDSHVITDTVSPAKDVDGLNTINEGRVAIGDMSGFLPCTPNGCIELIKKSGVPISGATAVVLGRSKIVGTPVAELLKWQNATVTVCHSRTKDLPKVVSQADILVVGIGQPEMVKGSWIKPGAVVIDCGINSIPDSTKKSGQRLVGDVAYEEASKVASYITPVPGGVGPMTVAMLMKNTVISALRSAEKLLSSAWSFKALPLKRVEPIPNDITISRSQEPKNIGVLAEEIGLSPSEYSLYGNKKAKISLRVLDRLKSQKNGKYVVVAGITPTPLGEGKSTTTLGLVQALSAHKGKNSFATLRQPSQGPTFGVKGGAAGGGYSQVIPMEEFNLHLTGDIHAVGAANNLLAAQIDARYFHESTQSDKALFDRLVPTVKGERKFSKIQLRRLEKIGIKKTDPNSLTEEEQRRFARLDIDPENITWTRVVDLNDRFLRKITIGQSPTEKGKSRETSFCISVGSEIMAILALSTGVEDMKNRLANIVVGFSKSGEPLTADDFGATGAMAVLLKDAIEPTLMQSIEGTPVLVHAGPFANIAHGCSSIIADAIGLKLVGSDGFVVTEAGFGSDIGMEKFFDIKCRTSGHVPNAVVLVTTVRALKMHGGGPAVTPGAPLKPQYVTENIDLIKKGLPNLIKHISNGTKFGIPVVVAINSHATDTESELNLIKEAALIAGAFDAVICTHWAKGGEGALELADAVIAATKKPTRDFKLLYNLNTGIEEKINIIAKEMYGAGQVVLVDKVKQKIEEYTKLGYDKLPLCMAKTSNSLTGDAAIKGAPTGFTLEITDIFVSVGAGFVVPMVGEIMRMPGLPTRPSIYDMDWNGETDEIEGLF
- the LOC124308547 gene encoding C-1-tetrahydrofolate synthase, cytoplasmic isoform X3, whose amino-acid sequence is MGRLLQISKRLLSFKILNRMKMDLPETRGVVLSGTELAKEIRNALTEDVKAMRSKLPKFAPGLSIVQVGGREDSNVYIRMKIKAASEIGIHANHVKLPNTTTETELINHVNKLNDDPNVHGIIVQMPLDSVNKIDSHVITDTVSPAKDVDGLNTINEGRVAIGDMSGFLPCTPNGCIELIKKSGVPISGATAVVLGRSKIVGTPVAELLKWQNATVTVCHSRTKDLPKVVSQADILVVGIGQPEMVKGSWIKPGAVVIDCGINSIPDSTKKSGQRLVGDVAYEEASKVASYITPVPGGVGPMTVAMLMKNTVISALRSAEKLLSSAWSFKALPLKRVEPIPNDITISRSQEPKNIGVLAEEIGLSPSEYSLYGNKKAKISLRVLDRLKSQKNGKYVVKGKSRETSFCISVGSEIMAILALSTGVEDMKNRLANIVVGFSKSGEPLTADDFGATGAMAVLLKDAIEPTLMQSIEGTPVLVHAGPFANIAHGCSSIIADAIGLKLVGSDGFVVTEAGFGSDIGMEKFFDIKCRTSGHVPNAVVLVTTVRALKMHGGGPAVTPGAPLKPQYVTENIDLIKKGLPNLIKHISNGTKFGIPVVVAINSHATDTESELNLIKEAALIAGAFDAVICTHWAKGGEGALELADAVIAATKKPTRDFKLLYNLNTGIEEKINIIAKEMYGAGQVVLVDKVKQKIEEYTKLGYDKLPLCMAKTSNSLTGDAAIKGAPTGFTLEITDIFVSVGAGFVVPMVGEIMRMPGLPTRPSIYDMDWNGETDEIEGLF